The window AGCCCGCAGAGACCTGCCGCTCTGCTTCCCCCGTTACACCGCCTCCACCTGGAGGAGGGCGGCTACTGCACCAACCGCGCTCGAAACTGTGTAGGGTATCGGATCTTatgcataatgaaaaaaaaaaaaaaaacgtggtcAGATAGACTGCAATGAACGTACAGGCCCAACCAAGGTATAACAAAAGTGAGTAAACCTCTGATTTCCAGTTGAGGCGAATTACATGAACAGGGTTATAAAATAACCTGTGAAAACCACAGCTTCCTCACTTTTGGGCCTGGGCTGGGTGTGTCTAACGTGGCTCCACATGGTAAGGAACTGCCTGGACAAGAGAGAAACCAGACCATGAGACTTCACATTAATGGTAGAGGACACAAGAGCAACAGTGGGCTACTGGACACGATGCGAAACACAGTCGCGGCAGTGGTTAGGAGGTATAGGAAGGAGCCATATTGCCAATTGCAGAGGGCCCAGTGGCCATCCTCAAAAAAATGGCGCCACGCACGCTCCACTATTTACGCAGCCTTACATTGAAAACAGACGTGTAGGTCCTTCTGCCTTGGCACCAGCGTTATCTGTGGAAACcggtgtttcagtgactgatcgGACAGTGCAAAGAACGCTGCTGGAAGTCAGCGGTGCCCAAGACGAACATCATCACTCGCGAAGAAGCCAGATGAAAATAATCCCGACGaatgttggcagcacattctttggtcagatggAGCCAAAATACACGGGTTTGGATCAGATGGCGTGCGGTGATGTTTGGCGTGGaccaaaagaagaagaaaagtgacAACCATGATCTGGCCAAACGTGTCCCCTGACTTGAAGCCAGAAGAATAACATTGGGTTCTACTGGTAGAAGGTGGAAAGacaaaacccctccagcaaagaacagctgaaaagaatcatctgtgaagaacGGCAGAACAtttctccacagatttgtgcagGACTGGTATCAGCCATGTCCAGGAGGATCGAATCCGTcatcaaaaatagaaaaaaaagaaaaaaatgaaactattgaAGGATCCAcagacttttgttgcagttggttcttcAATATGGACCTTTCATTGTAGTTTaattattcaaacatttctgcatttcaaatTAGTTACAAATTCTTATATTCTTTCTATCTTGTATTTAGTTCTCAGTTTGCTCTCCAACCAAACTGTATCAATTATTCTGTGATTTGAGTAGGTGTATTTCTTACCACGGTGCAATGGACATGGactgtgtgatttattttctaaatttaaagCATTTTGCTGTTTAGATACTGACCTTTGATTGCACATgtatatatgctgtatatatctatatctgtatatatacacacaaatatacatacagacatttatataaatatacatacacacatatatacacacacacatatatacgcatatatacacacacacacatatatacgcatatatacacacatacacacacacacacacacactttctgaaGTTTCAGTAAAAGTGACATTCATATGTACTGAGCGGTGATGATTCAGTAACATCTATCAATAATACAGCttataaatattttgattttgccACTTCTTTCTCGTACATGCAGTAAGATAAAGAAGTGGCGCTCTTCAAAGTGCGCATCATACATTAATGTGAGTTGTCAAGATTTTCTTTcaagcaaaattattttttcaaattcaagtcaattcTCGTTTCTGATTTGAAATAGTTTGTGGCCAGCGCATACAGCATGTCTCCTCAAAATAATCATGAACAAAACGGCATTTATcgtttcatttaatttatttgttaattacaCATGTTAGAGTTCGTGGTCTTCCGGGTGGTAAAGCTCGCTCATCAGTCGGTAGATGTATGACGGCGCGTGTCCTCCAATGTTAGAGATGAAGAGCGTGATGAGCTCAGGTGGGACATAGTCAAACACCGGACAGTGCACGTTCACCTTTGAGAGAATCTCACCTGAAATACGAACGTTAAAACTGTGAATTACTCAGAAAATTTACTTCAGGATGTTATTCTGCAAGATAGGaaggtttattttaaaaaaggcttaaaaGCCGATGTTAAAAAGCATCTtgttaaaaatgtgagttaCCTTCAGTGAAAGGAAGCACCTCATGTGGAGAGACGAACTTGTGGAAGGTATCCTCTTCGTTTGGGAACTGAGGACACAAAGTAGCTTCGGTCATCATTTATTCTTGGCAGAAAATGGTAAGAATCCCACAGAGCAGACTATCTTCTTACCTGAGGCGAGAGCTTGAACATTGGAGCACAAACGATCAGGGGCGTCGAGTGGTGCTTGGCCGCAAGGGCCAGAGTGTGTGTCCCATTGACGGCCCTGAGCCCTCCATTCGCTAGAACTGTCTGCGTGCCAATGATGacctgaaagagagagaccacCACCACACCGGTTCACCCACATGCTCCGACATGACTGCGTCAAAGTCTTCTGTGGTGTCGAATACCTTATTAACACGAGACATGACTGCAAATATGGCAGCATCTGCAATCACGGTTGTTTCGATGCCAGCTTCTGAGAGACTGGTGGCCATTTCATGTCCCTGGTGGGAGGTGAACAAGTAAGATGAAAATTAtgtcaattttaaaaacaatcatttatcTCAGTAACAccacactttgtttttcctacataaacatatactgtaatttcaaATTTCCTCTCCTGAGCTACCTGGCAGAAGGGGGCGCACTCCGCCACAATGACGTGAAACTTGCGTTTGCGCGCGGCGTCTTTGAGGAAGGCCTCCACGGTGCGTGAGCGACCAATCGTCATGATGACCTCATTAGAGTGGATGTGCTCTAGAGCCTGCATGGCAATGTTGTCAGTTGTTCCCTCTGGAAAACGAACGGTGCGGgggagaagaaacaaaactcCGTAACTGCACAGATTAAAAGGTAGTGATAGATGACCTGcttgataaaaagaaagaaagaagaagaagaagaaaaaaaaagccacgtACCCAGCTCAGTCAGCAGCTCATTGATGGCCTCGATGACGTTGGCTTTGAGGGCGGCGAAATGCTGTCTGAAGTTCTCCTCGCTGAGTCCTCCAGAGGTCAGCAGCTTGTGGAGGGATTCCTGCTGGTCTGTCTCTTCACTGCTACCTCGAGATCTGGAGGAAAAGCATTAAGAAACAACTAAGCCGAACCATTTTAGCAAAAACCCTCAATTTAGTTTGAGAGACATTAGTAGCTCTGTTCAAGTATGTCCACACCGTGTATTTTCAATCTCTAATCTCTGGTGTGATCTTACTGTACCTTTCACAGCAGACTAGTGACCCAGGAAATGCACAGCTTAAACAGGGCGAACAGAGCCCCCTTAAAATAACCCCCGTCAGGTTGGAGGCTGAGAGCTGTGCAAAACTCTGCTCcaatttttacaaaatacacattCCCTTATCTCTCAACTTCCGGTGCATCATATTGTCCTCTTTTTTACCATTACATTCACAAGTTTTTAAGTGTAGGGAACCAAGGAGAAGGTACtacagcacatacacatatacaaaacaGAGATGAAAGGGAAACACCAGGGTCTGACACGatgcacaaaacaaatactgaaGGCACCACAATTGCAAGTTTGATGTAAATTACTTTATGGGTATGTACCTTCCTaataaagtttccaataataaattaataaagaatTGATATTTACTTGGGTTTAAATTGAGCCCTTTCTTgaggaaaagctgttttccctttaattagTGACAAATTATATAAGTCTTTCCTGGAAACCTCCTCAAAAAATTTGTAAGAAATCATGGACCTGTAAAATGAACCAAATTTCTTTCACGTAATCCAAAGGGGaaaatttttttgcatatattgttggctttttattttttattttttaaatgttaaaacagggCTCGCCTTTGTTAAATTTTCTCTtatgaatgaaaaacatcagGTTAGAAATCtgatttgtgtatttgtatttagaCTGGTCACTGACATAGTCATGGAGACCAAACAACACGCGTTCAAAACACGAATCAAACCCAGAAAGGACGTCATCAACACTAAAAGCACAAACAATCTGACCAAAAATAAGGGACACTGTTTTGATTACTTGACAGTAACTGCTATTAATGAGGCTATAGGGTGACTGCTCACTGCTCTCTGTGTACATGCCTCCTATGGGCAATAAAAGGCTGATCAGCCTTCATAATATTCATGGGCCATGTGAGTGCGTGTGTATAATCAACGAGCTTGCTCTATAACCTTTCCAGTGCCGTGACTGGCTCCAGCAGCTGTTTAATCACCTGGCATATTCCTCTCGGATGATCTTCAGCACTCGTCTGATCATGTTGCCGACAGTGGTCTCTGATGGCTGGGCTGCActcatcctcctcccctctttgcGGATTATTTCCATCAGATCGCCTGAAAGACAACATTTTGGTTAAAATCAGTTCTCTCGAACACGCTAGAGCTGGTGGCAAATTCAGTCCACTAATGCCGACTCCTGTTCCTGGTG is drawn from Xiphias gladius isolate SHS-SW01 ecotype Sanya breed wild chromosome 4, ASM1685928v1, whole genome shotgun sequence and contains these coding sequences:
- the eif2b2 gene encoding translation initiation factor eIF-2B subunit beta isoform X2, which produces MEIIRKEGRRMSAAQPSETTVGNMIRRVLKIIREEYARSRGSSEETDQQESLHKLLTSGGLSEENFRQHFAALKANVIEAINELLTELEGTTDNIAMQALEHIHSNEVIMTIGRSRTVEAFLKDAARKRKFHVIVAECAPFCQGHEMATSLSEAGIETTVIADAAIFAVMSRVNKVIIGTQTVLANGGLRAVNGTHTLALAAKHHSTPLIVCAPMFKLSPQFPNEEDTFHKFVSPHEVLPFTEGEILSKVNVHCPVFDYVPPELITLFISNIGGHAPSYIYRLMSELYHPEDHEL
- the eif2b2 gene encoding translation initiation factor eIF-2B subunit beta isoform X1 yields the protein MPGPDKETDLTERIEAFLSDLKRGGSGTGPLRGSAETARETTALLRRITAQARWSSAGDLMEIIRKEGRRMSAAQPSETTVGNMIRRVLKIIREEYARSRGSSEETDQQESLHKLLTSGGLSEENFRQHFAALKANVIEAINELLTELEGTTDNIAMQALEHIHSNEVIMTIGRSRTVEAFLKDAARKRKFHVIVAECAPFCQGHEMATSLSEAGIETTVIADAAIFAVMSRVNKVIIGTQTVLANGGLRAVNGTHTLALAAKHHSTPLIVCAPMFKLSPQFPNEEDTFHKFVSPHEVLPFTEGEILSKVNVHCPVFDYVPPELITLFISNIGGHAPSYIYRLMSELYHPEDHEL